In Vigna radiata var. radiata cultivar VC1973A chromosome 3, Vradiata_ver6, whole genome shotgun sequence, the following proteins share a genomic window:
- the LOC106757772 gene encoding probable pectate lyase 12: protein MLQTTCIFLLSLLTSFSPLGTAMLNLTLPGAHPDPEAVAHEVHRKVNASIARREMLSVSERDESSCLTGNPIDDCWKCDPDWPNNRQRLADCAIGFGQYAKGGKGGEFYVVTDSSDGDPVNPKPGTLRYAVIQNEPLWIVFPSNMMIKLSQELIFNSYKTIDGRGADVHIVGGGCITLQYISNVIIHNIHIHHCHPSGNTNVRSSPEHYGFRTESDGDGISIFGSKDIWIDHCTLSRCKDGLIDAVMGSTGITISNNYLSHHNEVMLLGHSDDYLPDSGMQVTIAFNHFGEKLVQRMPRCRRGYIHVVNNDFTEWEMYAIGGSGEPTINSQGNRYMAPQNPFAKEVTKRVDTQQSKWKGWNWRSEGDILLNGAFFVASGEGLEVKYEKAYSVEPKSADRISLLTMSSGVLGNARDNNLGMWSRGPGDESTESGMEYTDEMSTTATILPPSLFLLLSSTIIFTVIL from the exons ATGCTCCAGACAACCTGCATTTTCCTACTCTCTCTTCTAACTTCTTTTTCACCACTTGGAACGGCAATGCTTAACCTAACCCTTCCAGGAGCACATCCAGACCCCGAAGCTGTTGCCCACGAAGTTCATAG GAAGGTTAATGCTTCAATTGCAAGAAGGGAGATGTTATCAGTGTCAGAGAGAGACGAGTCTTCGTGTCTAACGGGGAACCCCATTGATGATTGTTGGAAATGTGACCCAGATTGGCCCAACAACCGGCAGAGGCTGGCTGACTGCGCCATTGGGTTTGGTCAGTATGCAAAGGGAGGGAAAGGTGGTGAGTTTTACGTGGTCACTGATTCCTCTGACGGGGACCCTGTGAACCCAAAACCTGGGACGCTGAGATACGCTGTGATACAGAACGAGCCACTCTGGATCGTCTTCCCCAGTAACATGATGATTAAGCTGTCCCAGGAGCTGATTTTTAACAGCTACAAGACCATTGATGGCCGCGGTGCTGATGTGCACATCGTCGGAGGAGGCTGCATTACTCTGCAGTATATAAGCAATGTCATCATACACAACATTCATATCCATCATTGTCATCCCTCAG GGAACACGAACGTTCGGTCAAGCCCGGAGCACTACGGATTCCGGACAGAGTCGGACGGGGACGGAATATCTATATTCGGGTCGAAGGATATATGGATCGACCACTGCACCCTGTCACGGTGCAAGGATGGGCTGATAGACGCGGTGATGGGGTCGACGGGGATAACCATCTCGAACAACTACCTCTCACACCACAACGAGGTGATGCTCCTGGGCCACAGCGACGACTACCTCCCAGACTCCGGCATGCAGGTAACCATCGCCTTCAACCACTTCGGAGAGAAGCTGGTCCAGAGAATGCCCCGCTGCCGGAGGGGCTACATCCACGTCGTCAACAACGACTTCACGGAGTGGGAGATGTACGCCATCGGTGGCAGCGGCGAACCCACCATTAACAGCCAGGGGAACCGTTACATGGCACCCCAAAACCCCTTCGCCAAGGAGGTTACGAAACGAGTGGACACCCAACAGTCAAAGTGGAAGGGCTGGAACTGGAGGTCTGAGGGTGACATTTTACTTAACGGTGCCTTCTTCGTGGCGTCTGGCGAGGGCCTCGAGGTCAAGTACGAGAAAGCCTACAGCGTTGAACCTAAATCAGCCGATCGTATCTCTCTTCTCACCATGTCCTCCGGTGTTCTTGGAAATGCCAG GGACAACAACCTCGGAATGTGGAGCAGAGGACCTGGTGATGAATCTACGGAGTCCGGCATGGAATACACCGACGAGATGTCCACCACTGCAACAATCCTTCCACcgtctctttttcttttgttgtcttcCACAATAATCTTCACGGTTATTCTATAG
- the LOC106756922 gene encoding alpha carbonic anhydrase 7-like, with the protein MKRISIAISLISILFCSAILTRALPEDEPEFGYDEDSANGPQYWGDIKEAWETCKTGQIQSPIDLSTNVVQVIPKSGSLKYWTYNPQYATLSNRGHDVAVNLRGDAGSIDIDGSSFFLQQIHWHWPSEHTIDGRRYDLELHMVHVSPQADGTNKTAVVGVLYEYGSPDPLLSRVEQYLVDIPKENEEESVGEIDPSEIMSGKMFYRYIGSLTAPPCTEGIIWTIDKEIRTVSIGQVELLKNTVLIPYAPRNARPLQPLNQRNLRLYVSKNKPLY; encoded by the exons ATGAAGCGAATTTCGATTGCAATTTCACTAATATCCATCTTATTTTGTTCCGCAATATTAACTAGAGCTCTTCCTGAGGATGAACCTG AGTTTGGTTACGATGAAGATAGTGCAAATGGGCCTCAGTACTGGGGTGATATTAAAGAAGCATGGGAAACCTGCAAAACAGGGCAAATACAATCTCCTATTGATTTGTCCACAAACGTTGTGCAAGTGATTCCCAAGTCAGGGAGTCTCAAGTATTGGACCTATAACCCTCAATATGCTACTCTCTCCAACAGAGGTCATGATGTTGCAGTAA ATTTGAGAGGGGATGCAGGCTCAATAGACATAGATGGATCATCTTTTTTCCTCCAACAAATCCATTGGCACTGGCCCTCCGAACATACCATCGACGGCAGGAG GTATGACTTGGAGTTGCACATGGTGCATGTTAGTCCACAGGCTGATGGAACAAACAAGACTGCTGTTGTTGGTGTTTTGTACGAGTACGGTTCTCCTGATCCATTGCTCTCTAGG GTGGAACAATACCTAGTTGACATTCCTAAAGAAAACGAAGAGGAAAGTGTTGGAGAAATTGATCCCTCAGAGATCATGAGTGGTAAGATGTTCTACAGGTACATAGGATCACTCACTGCACCTCCTTGCACCGAAGGCATCATTTGGACCATTGATAAGGAG ATAAGAACTGTTTCAATAGGACAAGTGGAGTTACTGAAGAATACTGTACTTATACCT TATGCTCCAAGGAATGCAAGGCCACTGCAGCCTCTAAATCAGAGGAACTTACGGCTCTACGTTTCAAAGAATAAGCCTCTTTATTAG